gccAAATATTATTGGGGTTGCAAAAACCAAGATCATACAATAACTGTCTTAGCTCTATGATAACTTCTATTTCATTTCCTCTGCAACAATCACCAACACTTTTTTGTAATCCATAataatcacatttttttaataaaccaaTTCATTTTACCTAAGTATCATGAAGATTGGTCCACATTTGTACGTTCTATCCGACAAAATCACAAACTCCTTGACTTGTCGTCCAGATATTTGAAGTGACAGCAATTCCCCATGTGTGCTTTATCGTGAGACACGAGAAGAGATACTTTTTGGAACGTGTAAAACATGGCCTCTGCGAAACTAGTCAGTAGATGCATCCTAGGAAGGTAAACTTATCCAGTAGAATGTAAGCACACAAACCGCGTTTATGAAATTCTATAAATTTGGTCCCTTGTGCTGTATCAGCAACACAAACTTCAATCCTTCGTTCTATCCCTCTGAATTAAAGTTACTCTTCCTTCTCGCTCTCCCAATGGGATTCTCTCCTGCCTTTTACGCTTGCTCCATTCCTCCAGTTGGTCCTAGCAAATTCACTGAGCTAGGCCAGTCCAAATTCAACAATGTCGTGCTTGTGCCTACTGCTCAGAAATGGAGCATTGCCCACGACCACACCTTGGTTTATAAGCCCTTAAGAAAGCATAATCATCAATCTCAACATCTCAGCTTTACTGTTAAGTTTGCGTCTccgttttcattttcttttaattcttattCTGCTAGATTTTAGCTATCGAATAACTACGCGCGGCTGACACGCTTCTCTTGCAGGATGAATTTTACATCAAGCATGCACAAAGATTGGATGAAGTTAGAAACGTATTCAGTAAAGTTGGAGAGGATACGCTGGAAGGTTTGATGATGATTGATGCCATACAAAGGTTGGGCATTGACTACCACTTCAAAGAGGAAATTGAAGCAGTTCTACAGAGACAGTATATGAAAGCCAGCACTCACGGTGAGAGCATTCAGGATCTCTACGAGGTTGCTCTTCGTTTTCGGCTATTGAGACAAGAAGGTTACCATGTGCCTGCAGGTGGGATTTCTTTTGACTTCAGCAAAATTTGTTATGAGTCACATTGTTTTTGAAATAGGAATTTACTGGCTATTGTTTATGAATAGATGTGTTTAACAACTTCAAGAACAAGGAGGGGAAGTTTAAACAAAATCTCAGCAAAGACATCAAGGGATTGTTGGGTTTATATGAAGCTTCACAACTGAGTATAGAAGGAGAAGATATCCTCGAGGAAGCCCAAAGATTCAGCAGCACACTCCTTAACGCAGGGTTGGAACATCTTGATCACCACGAAGCTACAGTTGTTGGGCATACACTGGAGCATCCCCATCATAAGAGCTTGCCAAGGTTCATGGCCAAAAGCTTCCTTAAGGACTTCCAGGGGCCAAATGGATGGCCGACTGTCTTGCAAGAACTTGCAAAAGCGGATTTCAATATGGTTCAATCCATACATCAGCAGGAATTACTTCAAATTTCGAAGTAAGTTTGAAAACTGACTCACCTGTTAAGTATTTTGGTTTCATATATTCTTAAGACTCTTCTAATCGTAAATACCCATCATATTATTAGATGGTGGCAAGACCTAGGTTTGGCTGAGGAGTTGAAGTTTGCAAGAGACCAACCACTGAAATGGCACATGTGGCCCATGGCAGTACTCCCCGATCCAAGCTTGTCAGAGCAAAGGGTTGAGCTCACAAAACCCATCTCTATGATCTATATAATCGATGACATTTTTGATGTTCATGGAACGCTTGATGAGCTCACTCTCTTTACAGAAGCTGTCAATAGGTAGGCATCAACAATGGAATTAATCCATTCATCACCGTACCAAAGTTCCACTAAATTGACCCGTTAATTTTTGCATGCAGATGGGATATAGCTGCTTTCGAGACGCTACCAAACTACATGAAGATATGCTTCAAGACTCTAGATGACATCACGAATGAAATCAGCAACAAGGTCTACAAAGAGCATGGGTGGAACCCAGTAGACTCGCTACGGAAGACGGTATGTACATTCATTTGTCTATGGATATTGAATTTTCACGAGAATTACAAGCACCACATGTTAAACGGATTCTCTCTGTTGCTACAGTGGGTGAGTTTATGCAATGCGTTTCTAGTAGAAGCCAAATGGTTTTCCTCTGGGCATGTGCCAAAGGCCACGAGTACTTGAAAAACGGGGTCATCAGTTCAGGGGTACATGTGGTGCTTGTTCACTTGTTCTTTCTCTTGGGCCATGGCATAACCAGGGGAAATGTGGATCTTGTGGATGACTTCCCCAGCATCATATCTTCCACAGCTGCCATTCTTCGTCTTTGGGACGACCTGGGAAGCGCCAAGGTAATGCAAAACCAGGTTATTCATGTCTCAAGTCTTTAATTCCTTAATTCTGATAGTGTCTTAGCCTACTTAGTTTTAAATCAACACTAACACATTCATGAATTCATTGACAGGATGAGAATCAAGACGGCCATGACGGGTCATACATCGAGTGCTACATTAAGGAACACCAAGGCTCTTCCATGGAAAATGCACGGCAAAATGTGACCTATATGATTTCAGACTTATGGAAGCGCCTCAACAAGGAATGCCTCTCTCAGCAtccattttcaacttcttttacaGAGGGTTCCCTTAACATTGCAAGGATGGTTCCTTTGATGTACAGTTATGATGACAATCAGAGTCTTCCACACCTTGAGGAACATATGAAGTCCCTCCTCTTTGAAGCATTTCCCCTGTAGGGAGGTACTATATGTATagaatcaaaaaaataaaatataagagcCACTGATGTGCTTAATGTATCAGTACAGGATTGTCTCTTCGTTTCTTCATACAATGGTAGCTAAGGCCAGCTTccatattaaaagaaagaataaaaggatACGGAAGTGTTGGAATTGGTTTATGAATCAGAGATTTATTATCTTACACGGGATAAAAGTGAAGTAAAAACTACAACTGATAAGATCGGAAAATCAGAAACTATCATAAGCCATACTGGGAGCCTGCTTTGTTAAATCGCtgcaaaaattcaacaaaatatacTATTTATCTGAAGGCAGTTCCAGTGTAATGCGAAACTTCTTCAACTTTGCCAATTCCACAAGCTCAGTTGCTTCTTCAATTTTTGACTCTTTAACCAGCCCTCCAACACCTGCTGCAATAAAGCCGGTTCAATAAGCCAGCGCCTGCTGCAGACTTCCTTGCACAGCTCAGTAGCCATTTCAAAATCACCCTTTTCAACAAGAAATGGGATGAGCGTCATGTAAGTAGCCCGAACAGGAGGCAACTCATTTCTCGCAATTTCACTATACCACCTTTTAGCTTCCTCTAGGTTTCCAGCATTGCAAAAGCCTTTCATCAAAGAATTGAGAGTAAACACATCAGGTTTGATCCCACTGGTTTTCATCTCATCAATTAATTCAACTGCTTCTGACATTCTATTCTCTGAAATCACTCCTCGCAACTTGGCATTGTAACTTCTAACATTAGGAACAACattattctttttcattaaaTCCCATATCTTCTCGCCATCAGCATAGCTACCATTCTGATAAAACGCGTTGAGAAGGGTATTAAACGTAATCAAATCAGGCTCCAAGCCAACCTTCTCCATCTCATCAAGCACCGAAAGTGCTGAATCCAATGACCCCATCTCACAAAATGCATTAACAATAATATTGTATGAAACGACGTCGGGGACAAtccctaatattttaaaatatattttaaaactcattttaatatttaatattttatttttaattattttgtaatgcTAAATTGATATTAGGTTATAATGAAGCCATGATTAATATGGGAATCTAATTCCAAAtggaattttcaataaaaacagcTAACTACTTGACTAATCAACcatgattttgttttcattagTCCAGTTAAGGAGACATTTTTGCCTCTTGAAACAAGAAGGTTCAAAGACTGCTTCAACCATCTAGATGaaatatctcaaaaattcatcctTAAATCATGGGTTATAAAAGATGAATAGCATGTAGATATACAAAATTCAGAAATCCATGGTTTATTTGAAGGATTATGTTgttattttccctctttttctcttttgttttttcacttaatttgatctaatttaaaggaatgaataaaaatatggacAATTAAGACCATGgttgataactgtttttaaaaattgttttttaatgttttataaaacagaagtttatttgaaaactttaaatatttttaatttattttaatattttaaaatatattttaaaactcattttaatatttaatattttatttttaattcttttataatgCTAAACTGATATTAGGTTATAATGAAGCCATGATTAATGTGGAAATCTAATTCCAAAtggaattttcaataaaaatagcTAACTACTTGACTAATCAaccatgattttgtttttgctaGGCCAGTTAAGGAGATATCTTTGCCTCTTGAAACAAGAAGGTTCAAAGACTGCTTCAACCATCTAAATGAAacatctcaaaaattcatctttaaatCATGGGTCATAAAAGATGAATAGCATGTAACgatacaaaattcataaatccATGGTTTATTTGAAGGATTATGTTgttattttccctctttttctttttctttttcacttaatttgatCTAATTAAAGGAATGGGTAGAAATATAGATAGTTAAGACCATGgttgataactgtttttaaaaaccatttttaaaaattgttttataatgttttgtaaaatagaagtttatttgaaaactttaaatatttttaatatttttaaatatattttaaacctcatttttaatatttaatattttatttttaattattttatatgtttatataattatgttctaaagtaatttttttaaaataaaataaaatttattaaaaaaaaatagttttttgaaatactttatattttctattttttaataatataaaaaaataataataatcaaacatattttttctacCTCAAATAAATCTTAAACGTGTGGCATCGTAAGGATCACACAACAGGAATTTGCAGGTCGGTACAAAATGCTTCGACCCCCTTGTCTTGGAGTTCGTTGAGATTTGATTAATGAATCACTTATAACGACTTTTAAAGAATGCACAACTGCTAATGATTTGACATTTGGCGAGTAGCAATCATAGTACTGCAAAAGATATCAGTCACAACACAATTTAGTTTTGTATCGAATTGgattcaaaaattaagttttggtccatataagttgCATATTTGAtgtgaatgatataaaatatgaagagatgaatatacccttcaaaactattttctaccacaatgtttgacaaactttttgtgttaaatattttttaaataattattctgaaaatttattatttttagaaaactaatttttttaaaaatatattctaaaaatatatcattttaaaaaaaaatatttgacatatttttagttatttttatatacacaattttaaatatatatattttccaaaatgtttgatttttaaataataataataataataataataatttatttttattttttttaaaatggtgtatttttttttcaaaacactaaattatattaaattttattgaggtttacaaaaggaatgaaatttaaattttttttttttttttttccgtagTGAGCAAATGTCATTTctggaaatataaaaatttcatatcattttttccaattttcacactttctctaggtcttgggcttaaatgatGAATTTATATGGATCAAAGCTTAATTTTTGAGTTCAAGTggatccaaaacacaattgtccaaaaaaaaagattttttaaaatactttattttttattttttaataatataaaaaataatttttaataatcaaacatattttttctacCTCAAATAAATCTTAAACGTGTGGCACCGTAATGATCACACAATAGGAATCTGTATGTCGGTACAAAAGCCTCTGGCCCTTTGTCTTGGAGTTCGTCGAGATTTGATTAATGAAACgcttataacattttttaaagagTGCACAACTCCTAATGATTTGACATTTGGCGAGTAGCAATCATAGAAGTGCAAAAGATATCAGCCACAATTTATAAAGATGTACAACCTTTTTGGGTCCCGCCTATAGTGGTTGGCTAGAAGAGTCACCACCAATAAAGTGAATTGGCGTGTCACTGACTCATTGTTTGTAACAAGTACAATAATTATAGTTGTGAACATGATGAGCACTTGttgtatcaaaataaaaataaaaagtaaaaataatgtgGATAATTGTTTGTCGTGATAGCAAAAATGATAGCCTTGTCATTGAAATCACTAGAATTATTTTGGACTtattaaaacaagaaatgatCATGTGGTGCAAGGGAACAAAGACTAGTATTGAGAATTACCTTGGTGCTTCCCAAATCATCCCAGACATGAAGAATTGTAGCAGCAGAAGATATAATTCCCCGAAAATCATCCACAATACCTAACAATGCAAGCTTGATGCTGATCATTGTGGGTGTTCCATGCATTAAGGTGCTGGTTACTAAAGTTTCTTGCTTCTTCGAGTATATCTTCTCCGTGCACACTTAGCTGTGAAGCTCTATACAAACCCATTGTTGTAGTATGTGACTCATATTTGAGTGAAaagacatatggagaaaaaGGGGCAAATACCGGAGCGAAGTGGAGCGATAACATTTTCCATTTAGGCTTGTACTTCTTTTTGTTGTGCGTTGCCCTCCGCACTACGATTCAACgtatttttggaattatcaTTCCTAAGGGTTAATATAAATACGCTTctatgtaaccctaatttgatACATAGTGAAAATCCTCTTCCATATTCCCATGAATGTAGGCAATTAGTCAAACCACATTAAATCTGCGTGTTCTTCTTTCtcgtttttctattatttttcatcataaatcGTTGCACGGATTTCAACACCCATTAATCCCTGACATCTTTACCtagtttttcttcaaacttcCCTTTCTTGTCCTTGAAGTTGTTAAAGACATCTGTCAGTTCATTCATATACATTACCAAGAAAATTAACTTTCCCAAAAAGCAAATGATTCAATATATAATCAGAGAAGGTTAaactataattaaaagaaaaagaaaatggccACATGCAGTCACATAGTAACCTTCTTGTCTCAAGAGCCGAAACTAAGTGCAACCTCGTAAAGATTGTCTCTGAAATCATCCGTAGTTATAACTATCCTATACTGCCTTTGTAGAATTGCTTCAATCTCATCATGGAAGTGGTAGTCAATGCTTCAAATGTACCTTCTCCTACTTCATTGAGTACATTCTTAACTTCCTCCAGGTTTTGTGCATGTTTCATATAAAATTCGTCCTGCAAAGGAAGATTGTCAACGACAGGaaattgaaaagtgaaaatCGAGCATAGGACCTAATggaaatatatacatatagggAAAATGGGGATGCAAACTTAACAGTGAGACTGGAATATTGTGCATATAGatgattatcattttttgagGGAACAGAAACCAAGTTGTGGTCCTCGGCAACGCTCCATGTGTGAAGGTTGATTTATGGCGATATATCATCTGGTCAACTGGT
This DNA window, taken from Vitis riparia cultivar Riparia Gloire de Montpellier isolate 1030 chromosome 13, EGFV_Vit.rip_1.0, whole genome shotgun sequence, encodes the following:
- the LOC117928525 gene encoding pentatricopeptide repeat-containing protein At3g13160, mitochondrial-like, which gives rise to MGSLDSALSVLDEMEKVGLEPDLITFNTLLNAFYQNGSYADGEKIWDLMKKNNVVPNVRSYNAKLRGVISENRMSEAVELIDEMKTSGIKPDVFTLNSLMKGFCNAGNLEEAKRWYSEIARNELPPVRATYMTLIPFLVEKGDFEMATELCKEVCSRRWLIEPALLQQVLEGWLKSQKLKKQLSLWNWQS